The following proteins come from a genomic window of Eisenibacter elegans DSM 3317:
- a CDS encoding NFACT RNA binding domain-containing protein, with translation MMQNNYYFLRQFTQQLARRLGSLAYHIGYRPIDETQLTKGMRLGACFSQNKDELVLGFFSLQEELYLRALLNPELACLAVVSDFQRAKRNSIDLFRPILNKAVVAITQYQNERSFALHFEEGHTLLFKMHGRRANVILFEQEQFLISFHKRMENDYQLKLAALDRPLVQTFEAYQAVEGNLAKIYPTLGTEIKAYLDAQPAFVEADLPERWAIVERLVTQLENPKYYLWQPQEAPQLMLLPPPEQTTPFEVFEEAHEAVNAFFFAYLRLSTLTQEKSAAQRLLQRRLRQAQAYVQKHTQRLRELDEGIDHETTGHLLMAHLHQIPQGETQVVLPDFYDPQQMHVIKLKKDLSPQKNAEHYYRKAKNQKIERTKLQDNIARKETEVLALETQLLALEAITQVKELRKFLKTNKIDIEAQAAVKVEMFPFKRFHYQGFEFWVGKNAKNNDLLIQKYAFKEDLWLHAKDVTGSHVLIKYQAGKPFPKDVIEKAASLAAYYSKRSHDSVCPVIVTPRKYVRKTKDLPDGQVIVEREEVVMVLPEAFGEG, from the coding sequence ATGATGCAAAACAATTATTACTTCTTACGCCAATTTACCCAACAACTTGCTCGACGTTTGGGCTCGTTGGCCTACCATATAGGTTACCGACCCATTGATGAAACCCAGCTGACCAAAGGAATGCGCTTGGGGGCTTGTTTTAGTCAAAACAAAGACGAACTAGTGTTGGGCTTTTTCAGCCTGCAAGAAGAGCTGTATCTCAGGGCTTTGCTCAATCCGGAGCTTGCTTGTTTGGCCGTGGTTTCTGACTTTCAGCGTGCCAAGCGCAATAGTATTGACTTATTTCGGCCTATCCTCAATAAGGCGGTAGTAGCCATTACCCAATACCAAAACGAGCGCAGCTTCGCCCTACACTTTGAAGAAGGCCATACCTTGTTATTCAAAATGCACGGCAGGCGTGCCAATGTCATCCTCTTTGAGCAGGAGCAGTTTTTAATCAGTTTTCACAAACGGATGGAAAACGATTATCAGTTAAAACTTGCCGCGCTTGACCGTCCATTGGTACAGACTTTCGAGGCATATCAGGCTGTAGAGGGCAATTTGGCTAAAATTTACCCTACACTAGGTACAGAAATCAAGGCATATCTCGATGCACAGCCTGCCTTTGTTGAGGCAGACTTGCCAGAGCGTTGGGCTATCGTCGAAAGGTTGGTGACGCAATTAGAAAACCCAAAATATTATCTGTGGCAACCCCAAGAAGCGCCACAGTTGATGCTCCTGCCGCCGCCAGAGCAGACTACTCCCTTCGAAGTTTTTGAAGAGGCGCACGAGGCTGTCAATGCGTTTTTCTTTGCCTACCTAAGACTCAGCACCCTCACACAAGAGAAGAGTGCCGCGCAGAGGCTGTTACAGCGCCGCTTGCGACAGGCACAAGCTTATGTCCAAAAACACACACAACGACTGCGCGAGCTAGACGAAGGCATAGACCACGAAACCACAGGGCATCTGTTGATGGCCCACCTACACCAAATACCACAGGGCGAAACGCAGGTAGTATTGCCAGACTTCTATGACCCGCAGCAGATGCACGTCATCAAGCTAAAAAAAGACCTTTCGCCTCAAAAAAACGCCGAGCACTATTACCGCAAAGCCAAAAATCAAAAAATTGAACGTACCAAACTTCAAGACAATATTGCCCGAAAAGAGACCGAAGTCCTAGCACTCGAAACGCAATTGTTGGCCTTGGAAGCAATTACGCAGGTCAAAGAATTGCGCAAATTCCTTAAAACCAATAAAATAGACATAGAAGCACAAGCTGCCGTAAAGGTCGAAATGTTTCCTTTTAAGCGATTTCATTATCAAGGGTTTGAGTTTTGGGTGGGCAAAAATGCCAAAAACAACGACCTACTCATCCAAAAATACGCCTTCAAAGAAGACCTTTGGCTACACGCCAAGGATGTAACGGGCTCGCACGTACTCATCAAATACCAAGCAGGCAAGCCCTTTCCCAAGGATGTCATCGAAAAGGCTGCTTCATTGGCTGCATATTATTCCAAACGAAGCCACGACAGCGTGTGCCCTGTGATTGTTACGCCCCGAAAGTATGTACGTAAAACCAAAGACCTACCCGATGGGCAGGTCATTGTGGAGCGTGAAGAGGTGGTGATGGTCTTGCCTGAAGCGTTTGGAGAGGGCTAG
- a CDS encoding sensor histidine kinase, translating into MNASRTTNDLQAYLHTPWWAKPWLWLVLSGVVLAAWAAWQWYRLPSGERYRQQTELRTQQALEQLSGEKEVLLSLGDTLHWGNLAQAAKHWQYAHLVYRGGQLRYWTDHGLIPDEAELRGRYRYRLMQVGQSYYLVDKSRHLVGRDTLELVGLVPLYRHYKVQNRYLRSEHNPQIFGGQTPQVLDARADSSAKIHTADGQPLFAISLPEVSATQLPAPLYPVLGWALLWGVFWAVWGLWHYARLWARRGRYVQGLALLLGGGAALAVALVWSRVWPLWLGTYSPLFAGKGITLGEMGLLGVLLLLSSTYLFWYYPYITKKWLRPIRPSTRAGIYALVALVWVALLAKGYQLLLHLLAAQDIISLDITQSLRLSPLRLWAWAVFILLATSYFMLTHLSMRWLLRWGGGLKPWVLPSAWLGILLLQTALYYGQWSVGLAALWIHGLWVGLVYYLRFPKYLARFQYLSSMYLFTGAVAAAAAAMLVFYEEGQGQLLAEKRKFASQFILENDLPAETQLAQALERIEQDALLQSIYQHPFLPKSLAKQKIRRSYLGSYFDQYQAQVYVFDREGRIFGTPDADAEDNYEAFVKRYNKIWYQTDEHEQLFFVNASGVNMVRQYVAFATIKHPQGGQPVGYAVIELKQQRAISSNVYPELLLDERYGGDSPNSRQFSFAVYAADTLAYSMGDFDYKQHLPTRRLEQFYARGFIQAGYHHLVITGGNRKRIVVSSLAPGVGTFFTNFSWLFLCLVAFPVNGVIAYNVWRSMRTSRLKFATRIQFYLNLAFFLPLILVTVIILSVVSRSERRELQQSFIRNTESVSQNLMLPLENYQTGLLGREGLLSQVRQIAQYTQADINIFDPQGRLLLSTQPAIYDLGGPLSRLMQPQAYAALQTQRYKHRLQTEQVGQLRFASVYVPVYAYSTQQLLGILSIPFFESQYTSEQKLIAVFSSILSIFTAIFLVFVTLSYFASRVLTVPLRMITQKIQKTSFNDYAEPLTWHAEDEIGLLVNEYNGMLVKLEASKRALARNEKEQAWREMAKQVAHEIKNPLTPIKLTLQLLQVKLQRFEEDVQQTFDRPIETLITQVDTLTEIADSFSSFAKMPVPKAEHFDLITVLEETVQLYQSNPDIDFEPKVDTEPRFILGDRRLMGRIFTNLILNAIQAVPEGRRPHIRLRLVVVDIDLIRVEIEDNGDGVPEEIQHKIFVPNFTTKQEGSGIGLAVAKRGIEHAGGRIWFETQAGQGTCFFIELPTVDF; encoded by the coding sequence TTGAACGCGTCTCGGACTACAAACGATTTGCAAGCCTATCTACACACCCCTTGGTGGGCGAAGCCTTGGCTTTGGCTAGTGTTGAGTGGGGTGGTGTTGGCTGCTTGGGCGGCGTGGCAGTGGTATCGGCTGCCCAGCGGCGAGCGGTATCGCCAACAAACCGAACTCCGCACACAGCAGGCGCTGGAGCAATTGAGTGGGGAGAAGGAGGTGCTGCTGAGCTTGGGGGATACCTTACACTGGGGCAACCTAGCGCAGGCCGCCAAGCACTGGCAGTATGCGCATTTGGTATATCGGGGGGGGCAGCTGCGCTATTGGACAGACCACGGCCTCATCCCCGACGAGGCCGAGCTGCGTGGTAGGTATCGTTACCGCCTGATGCAGGTAGGACAGAGCTATTACCTAGTCGACAAGAGTCGCCACTTGGTGGGGCGCGATACGCTGGAGTTGGTAGGACTGGTGCCGCTCTACCGGCACTATAAGGTGCAGAATCGATACCTTCGCTCAGAACATAATCCGCAGATTTTTGGTGGGCAGACACCTCAGGTGCTCGACGCTCGGGCAGATAGCTCGGCCAAAATACATACTGCCGACGGGCAGCCGCTTTTTGCTATTTCGCTGCCAGAAGTATCGGCTACACAGCTCCCTGCGCCGCTTTATCCGGTGCTGGGCTGGGCGCTGTTGTGGGGGGTATTTTGGGCAGTATGGGGGCTTTGGCACTATGCCCGCCTGTGGGCGCGCAGAGGGCGGTATGTGCAGGGGCTGGCGCTATTGCTGGGAGGAGGAGCTGCGTTGGCAGTGGCCTTGGTTTGGAGTCGTGTGTGGCCGCTGTGGCTGGGCACATACAGTCCTTTGTTTGCAGGCAAGGGCATTACACTGGGCGAAATGGGGCTGTTGGGCGTGTTGTTGCTGCTCAGTAGCACCTATTTGTTTTGGTACTACCCCTATATCACCAAAAAATGGCTTCGACCCATAAGGCCTAGTACTCGTGCGGGGATATATGCGTTGGTTGCCTTGGTTTGGGTCGCGCTTTTGGCAAAAGGGTATCAACTCTTGCTACACTTGTTGGCTGCTCAGGACATCATTTCTCTTGACATCACCCAAAGCTTGCGCCTGAGCCCTCTCCGACTTTGGGCTTGGGCAGTATTTATCCTGCTGGCGACGAGCTATTTTATGCTCACACACCTCAGTATGCGCTGGCTGTTGCGCTGGGGCGGAGGGCTGAAGCCGTGGGTGCTTCCCTCGGCGTGGTTGGGGATTTTGCTGCTCCAAACGGCGCTGTATTACGGGCAGTGGTCGGTAGGGTTGGCCGCCCTTTGGATTCACGGCTTGTGGGTGGGTTTGGTGTATTATCTGCGGTTTCCCAAATATTTGGCGCGGTTTCAGTACCTAAGCTCTATGTACCTTTTTACGGGGGCAGTGGCGGCGGCGGCGGCGGCTATGCTGGTGTTTTATGAAGAAGGACAAGGGCAACTGTTGGCCGAAAAGCGCAAGTTTGCAAGTCAGTTTATTTTGGAGAATGACCTCCCGGCGGAGACCCAGCTGGCGCAGGCCTTGGAGCGTATCGAGCAAGACGCGCTCTTACAGTCAATCTACCAACACCCGTTTTTGCCCAAGAGCTTGGCCAAACAAAAAATACGGCGCAGTTATTTGGGGAGTTATTTTGACCAATACCAAGCGCAGGTCTATGTGTTTGACCGTGAGGGGCGCATCTTTGGCACACCCGATGCCGACGCCGAAGACAACTACGAGGCATTCGTAAAGCGCTACAACAAAATTTGGTATCAGACTGACGAACACGAGCAGCTGTTTTTTGTCAATGCCTCAGGGGTCAATATGGTGCGGCAGTATGTCGCCTTTGCGACCATCAAACACCCACAGGGTGGGCAGCCGGTAGGCTATGCCGTAATCGAATTGAAGCAGCAACGCGCTATTTCGAGCAATGTATACCCTGAACTCCTGCTGGATGAACGCTATGGCGGCGACTCACCCAACAGCCGTCAGTTTAGTTTTGCGGTGTATGCTGCCGATACCTTGGCCTACAGTATGGGCGATTTTGATTACAAGCAGCACCTCCCTACCCGCAGGCTGGAGCAGTTTTATGCCCGAGGGTTTATCCAAGCAGGCTATCACCATTTGGTCATTACGGGCGGCAATCGCAAGCGCATCGTGGTATCGAGTTTGGCGCCGGGCGTGGGGACTTTCTTCACCAACTTTTCGTGGCTTTTTTTGTGTTTGGTGGCTTTTCCGGTCAATGGCGTGATTGCCTACAATGTGTGGCGCAGTATGCGTACCTCCCGCCTGAAGTTTGCAACACGGATACAGTTTTACCTCAACTTGGCTTTTTTTCTGCCTCTCATTCTCGTAACGGTCATTATTTTGAGTGTGGTGAGCCGTTCGGAGCGGCGCGAATTGCAGCAGTCCTTCATTCGCAATACCGAGAGTGTGTCCCAAAACCTGATGCTACCCCTCGAAAACTACCAAACCGGCCTGCTAGGGCGTGAAGGGTTGCTGAGTCAGGTGCGTCAGATAGCCCAATATACACAGGCCGACATCAATATTTTTGACCCTCAGGGGCGCTTGCTCCTCTCTACCCAACCGGCTATTTATGACCTTGGCGGACCACTTTCGCGCCTGATGCAGCCTCAAGCCTATGCGGCGCTGCAAACACAACGCTACAAGCACCGCCTCCAAACCGAGCAGGTGGGACAGCTGCGCTTTGCCTCTGTGTATGTGCCGGTATATGCCTATAGCACCCAACAACTGTTGGGTATCTTGAGCATTCCTTTTTTTGAGTCGCAGTATACGTCTGAGCAAAAGCTGATTGCAGTGTTTTCCAGCATTTTGAGCATTTTTACGGCCATCTTCTTGGTGTTCGTAACACTGTCGTACTTTGCGTCGCGGGTTTTGACCGTGCCGCTGCGGATGATTACCCAAAAAATTCAGAAGACAAGTTTCAACGACTATGCCGAGCCGCTTACTTGGCACGCCGAAGACGAGATAGGCCTGCTGGTCAATGAATACAACGGAATGCTCGTAAAGCTCGAAGCGAGTAAACGCGCCCTAGCCCGCAACGAAAAGGAGCAGGCTTGGCGTGAGATGGCCAAACAAGTAGCCCACGAAATCAAAAACCCGCTTACCCCCATCAAACTGACCTTGCAGCTCTTGCAGGTCAAGTTACAGCGCTTTGAAGAAGATGTACAACAGACTTTCGACCGGCCTATCGAAACCCTCATCACACAGGTAGATACCCTCACCGAAATCGCCGACTCGTTTTCGTCTTTTGCCAAAATGCCCGTTCCGAAGGCCGAGCACTTCGACCTCATCACCGTATTGGAAGAGACCGTTCAGCTCTATCAGTCTAACCCCGACATTGACTTCGAGCCCAAGGTCGATACCGAGCCTCGGTTTATCCTTGGCGACCGCCGCCTAATGGGGCGTATTTTTACCAACCTCATCCTGAATGCCATACAGGCCGTGCCCGAAGGCCGCCGCCCACACATCCGCCTGCGGCTAGTAGTGGTAGACATAGACCTCATCAGGGTAGAGATAGAAGACAATGGCGATGGGGTGCCCGAAGAAATACAACACAAAATATTTGTGCCCAACTTCACCACCAAGCAAGAAGGTTCTGGCATTGGGCTGGCCGTAGCCAAGCGTGGGATAGAGCACGCCGGCGGGCGCATCTGGTTTGAAACCCAAGCCGGACAAGGCACTTGCTTTTTTATTGAGCTGCCTACGGTCGATTTTTGA
- a CDS encoding geranylgeranylglycerol-phosphate geranylgeranyltransferase — protein MVPTPDLTAPPINPSFFGFFRLIRSLNLLIIAFTQYMVKIFVIDEQLDILGNLQNPTLFFLSLSTVCIAAAGYAINDYYDVKIDNINKPDRVVVGRLVKRRVVLLLNFSLNAAGVLLGLWINPLLGFVNFWAIFLLWAYSNHFKRLPFVGNFTIALLTAFSVWILLLVFPGNTVLVGLYAFLAFLISLIREIIKDMEDRHGDARFGCRTLPIIWGIRRTKVLIQWIFAFFLLSLSWILVVYWSWFNSLLALMTLPLLLHFMWRFRHADTKREFAYISTLCKWIMLAGVLTMVGLV, from the coding sequence ATGGTTCCTACTCCTGACCTCACCGCACCGCCAATCAACCCTTCCTTTTTTGGGTTTTTTAGGTTGATTCGCTCCCTTAACTTGCTCATTATTGCCTTTACGCAATATATGGTCAAGATTTTTGTCATTGATGAGCAGCTCGATATTTTGGGGAATCTCCAAAATCCTACGCTTTTTTTTCTGAGCCTTTCCACTGTGTGTATTGCGGCGGCAGGCTATGCTATCAACGATTATTATGATGTCAAGATTGACAACATCAACAAGCCCGACCGCGTCGTGGTAGGGCGGCTGGTCAAGCGGCGCGTAGTGTTGTTGCTCAATTTCAGCCTCAACGCCGCCGGAGTACTGCTGGGGCTGTGGATTAACCCCCTGCTGGGCTTCGTCAATTTTTGGGCTATTTTTTTGCTCTGGGCTTACTCCAATCACTTCAAGCGCTTGCCCTTTGTGGGGAATTTTACCATTGCCCTGCTGACAGCTTTTTCGGTCTGGATACTGTTGTTGGTGTTCCCCGGTAATACCGTGTTGGTGGGTTTGTATGCTTTTCTGGCTTTTTTGATTTCGCTCATCCGGGAGATTATCAAAGATATGGAAGACCGCCACGGCGATGCGCGTTTTGGTTGTCGTACCCTACCCATTATCTGGGGGATACGGCGTACAAAGGTGCTCATACAATGGATTTTTGCCTTTTTTCTGCTTAGCCTGTCTTGGATATTGGTGGTATACTGGAGTTGGTTCAACAGCTTGTTGGCGCTGATGACCCTGCCGCTGTTGTTGCATTTTATGTGGCGTTTTCGCCACGCTGATACCAAACGCGAGTTCGCTTACATCAGCACCCTCTGTAAGTGGATTATGCTGGCGGGCGTACTGACAATGGTGGGCTTGGTATAG
- the pgeF gene encoding peptidoglycan editing factor PgeF translates to MIAHRFKEATYLQFTQLSAYSAQLSHFVSTRLGGFSDGPYNGLNLGRGTADDRRLVEQNYQLLGGLLGWDNRPWCVPGQIHSKTVTLVTPDNAASFCNPDRSTVPKADALITNSTGIALTVLSADCTTILLYDPVRQAIGAIHAGWRGTVQHIAAETVRAMQHHFDTNPADLRVGIAPCIGMPVYEVGDEVVTAVHEAFGTLDQLVTYHPASGKPHFNLKSANRQSLIQAGVRPNHIEIAPYCSYDDDDWFYSHRRDKGITGRFGSGLMLLPQ, encoded by the coding sequence ATGATTGCTCATCGGTTTAAGGAGGCTACCTATTTACAATTCACACAATTAAGTGCTTATAGTGCACAGTTGTCTCATTTTGTGAGTACTCGTTTGGGGGGCTTCAGCGACGGGCCATACAATGGCCTCAATCTAGGCCGAGGCACTGCCGACGACCGGCGGCTAGTAGAACAAAATTATCAACTTTTGGGCGGGCTTTTGGGCTGGGATAACCGCCCTTGGTGTGTGCCCGGGCAAATACACAGCAAGACAGTTACCCTTGTTACACCTGACAATGCGGCGAGCTTTTGCAACCCCGACCGCAGTACCGTTCCCAAGGCCGATGCGCTCATCACCAATAGCACAGGTATTGCCCTAACCGTCCTCTCCGCAGATTGTACGACCATCCTGTTGTATGACCCTGTTCGGCAGGCCATCGGAGCTATCCACGCCGGCTGGCGCGGGACAGTACAACACATCGCTGCCGAAACGGTACGGGCTATGCAACATCATTTCGATACCAACCCTGCTGACCTCAGGGTAGGGATAGCTCCTTGTATCGGAATGCCTGTTTATGAAGTGGGCGATGAGGTGGTAACGGCCGTACACGAAGCTTTTGGCACACTCGACCAGCTTGTTACCTATCACCCCGCCAGCGGCAAGCCACATTTTAACCTCAAATCAGCCAACCGACAAAGTTTGATACAGGCAGGTGTGCGCCCCAATCATATCGAAATAGCGCCTTACTGTAGTTATGACGATGACGACTGGTTTTATTCCCATCGTCGTGATAAGGGCATCACCGGACGCTTTGGCAGTGGCCTGATGCTCTTGCCCCAATAG
- a CDS encoding glucose 1-dehydrogenase, with product MQTNVMDLSGKVAIVTGASKGIGESCAQLLAAHGAKVVVSSRKQEAVDEVAQSILKAGGEATAIAAHMGNLEHIQALATQTKEKYGRIDIIVNNAATNPVFGPTEQCSPDAFDKIMDVNVKACFELAKASLPTMKAQKSGSIINMSSIGGIRPEPGLGIYSVSKAALIMLTKVMAKEWGMYGIRANVICPGLIQTKFSEALWKNEKITQHFMNQLPIARLGQPDDIGKLTLFLASDASAYSTGSVFTSDGGFLI from the coding sequence ATGCAAACAAACGTAATGGACTTGAGTGGCAAAGTAGCCATCGTAACTGGAGCCAGCAAAGGGATTGGCGAGTCTTGTGCCCAATTACTTGCTGCGCACGGCGCTAAGGTAGTGGTCAGTAGCCGCAAACAAGAGGCCGTTGACGAGGTAGCGCAAAGCATCCTCAAAGCCGGAGGCGAAGCCACAGCCATCGCCGCGCATATGGGCAACCTAGAGCACATCCAAGCCCTAGCCACACAAACCAAAGAAAAATACGGGCGTATCGACATCATCGTCAATAATGCTGCTACCAACCCTGTCTTTGGGCCAACGGAACAATGCAGCCCCGATGCCTTCGACAAAATTATGGACGTAAACGTAAAAGCCTGCTTTGAGCTAGCCAAGGCCTCGCTGCCTACCATGAAAGCCCAAAAAAGCGGCTCTATCATCAATATGAGCAGTATTGGGGGTATCCGTCCTGAGCCGGGGTTAGGCATCTACAGCGTCAGCAAGGCAGCCTTGATTATGCTCACCAAGGTAATGGCCAAAGAATGGGGGATGTATGGCATCCGTGCCAACGTTATCTGCCCTGGCCTGATACAAACCAAGTTTAGCGAAGCGCTCTGGAAAAACGAGAAAATCACCCAACATTTTATGAATCAGTTGCCCATTGCACGCCTTGGCCAACCCGACGACATCGGCAAGCTGACCCTCTTCCTTGCCTCTGATGCTTCGGCCTACTCTACTGGCTCTGTCTTTACTTCTGACGGGGGCTTTTTGATTTAA